The stretch of DNA TTGGTTCAGGGATGGTTGTAAGGTGTCTTGATGGTGTAGTGCGATAGGCAATGGTGTTGGTGCGAGTAGCAAGGTGCGGTGTGAGCAGATGTCCGAACAGTAGGCGGCACTGTCGGGTAAACAGCAAAGCTGGTGTGTTGGCGCCACGCGCGAGTGCGTGAGAGTAGGTCTGGCACGAGTGGCATTAGCGATGTGAGGTACTTGTGTGTGCGTGGGCTACTAGCCGAATGGGGCTGCTGCTATGCGTGAAAGTGACGTGCGGAGCTGGGCGGTGTTACGGCTAGAGAGTTCAGCACTAGTTGATTTGGTACTTGGTGGGTTTTGGATGCTACGATTTATGGAGGGATGAGTGAAAAAAATGACAAAGGTGGGTGAAATTTATAGTGAAAGGAGTATGAgtttaattagaattcttagaacaaaataataattaagatattccaagttctaattctacatagagttaacaacaattaataattaatataatgcatattaaattattatttgctattattttattaaaaataaatacttattaaataaaatatgatcaaatttaaactaatcctaattctatgcaaagttgataataattaatatatattataatagatataattatatattaatgattatcatcttatttattaaattaaattaaaaacatttattctagatgtcttttgaaaatatttacaaaaagagacatctaacttttaatatttacaaaaagaacaaccaaaattgaaattgagttgcaattaaaacttggatcaaaattgacccttttattagaaacactaaatatttattttgcaatttagggaataatttctcgaaagattatgttaaaatcaattcctagaaaagattggaggggtcacaagcggtctcgcttaagttccaatctcctagacaaaatttatttaaacataataatcccaaaaatataccctaaatcatttatttgaaacgaaaaataagaaaaattaaatatctaataaaatgaacgagatttgatcCCATTCAAATTTATCTCCCCAGCAATGTTTTAAGCATTAAACActgactcgaaaattacctctATTACTTTGAAGTTCAACAACTCCATATGGGTAAAATTGGTGAATTCTAAATGaaccggaccaacgtgattttaacttacctggaaagaaccttaatctggaattgaataacaagacttgcttacctgcttcaaattctcgaacctaaatgtgcttgtcatgccatctcttaagtctttccttgagtaatttggcattctcgtatgagaacatttggaactcttctaactcattgagttggagcatcagtttctctttagcaagcttaagatccaagttgagttgttggagagcccagtaagctttgtgttctaactccaagggcagatgacaagctttcccaaagaccaacctatagggcacgtttggttcgctgtaatggaatagaggtgtaatggaatagatgcgtaatggaatagaggcgtaataggtaattcttttgtttggttgaatggaatggaatagaggcgtaatggtatTCTtctatttggttgaatggaatagcggtgtaatagcataaggaaaaaaactaaaataactagaatacccttagcagaatttttttaggtagataattattgttattgttattaaattttaataagattattaatataaataataaataatttaatcatattttaacataattattattaaatataatttaataaaaatatataatttaataaaatatatgaatttactaaaatcataatatataatactataaaatataatttaaaataattatttaaatttaaagtttatttttccttttcattaaaTTAATGTCCCCAAAAGCAATTATTTTccatatttccttttttttttctgacaCAGAATAAGTTCGTTTAAAAgtaggataattttaaaaataaaataatattatattaactaattattcTTGACTTAATTTCTTTTACTAGtcagtaaataaataaatatagtaaaaatattcCAAATGAAACTTACCTTTGTTCTAAAATTTACGGTCAAACGATCAATGGTTGTGAAAGAGACTGCGAACtcgtatattaaaattttgaagggaATGAAAATAGGACTGTTAAAATCATATGGCTAGCGATCTAAACTAAGAAAAAGGCATAAACTAGGAAATAAACAAGCACCCATGGCTTATTGTGTGGCCGCTCTCCCCATAAATCCATCTAACGTGCATAGATGGATCACTTTCATGTCCCTCAACTTCTTCTAGCTTTGTTTGGTGAATAGTTTTCTCTTCCCCGGCCACGCTTTCGGCATCTGAAGTGCTTTCCTCCCCTAATAAAAGGAGTAACAGTTGAATTTAAACAGAAGAAAGAACAACATTGAAACGGGACTTGCTTATCCAAACTAAATAACAAAAGCTGTAGAATACGTTTATTGGCACTGACCTTCCTTGGAAGCGCTTGTTTCCACGGTGCTTTTCTTGGTTACAGCGAAGTAAACTCCAATATTCTCTCTCGGCATCACCTAAAAATATTAACCAGCACTTTATCAGTTGCTCATCTAATATATCAGATTCATATCATTGACCTAAAGTCATTAGTTCCTCTTGTATTACATATTATTCCTTATATCCAAGATGAATGTTAGTCAATATTGGGATCAACATGcaataaaaatggtaaattaaatcgaatggaaaatttttttctttcctcaCCAGTAACTGGTTCTAAAGTGGCAATGAAATTTTTGACAACCAGACCACTTCATTAGCCAGAAGTGCAGCAACACGAGCCTTCTGGGCTGCTTCAGGTTCATCAAACCGAATGTAACCCTTTTCCTCACCAGATTTGAAGTCAATATACTTCACATGTAAAGAATATATGTCATGAGTAAGAACGTTAAGATACAACTGCCTAGTACAATgtcaaatatttaagaaaaaagagAGATATCTACCTTCACAGTGCCAAATTTTTGGAAGGCCTCCTTCAAATCTTCCCGTAAAACAACATTAATATCGTCTTTGAAAACAGATGTGTTTTTATGTTCTGTTCCCTCATCCTTCTGGACGGGACTTTTGTTCTCCGTTTCGTCACCCGACACAGGTTGTTTATCATCAACCTTATCTTTTTTATCTTCGTCATTTGTTGTAGTCTTCTCTTCATTCTTCTCAGTAGCACCATCCTTTGCAGGTTCATCAGAACCATTTTTCTCTGCAGAGTCCCCACCTGAAATGTTCTTCAATGCAAATGCAACAACCAAGCCCTTGGGGTATCTGTGACAAACCATTACATGGACTTTAATTACAAACATTatggaaataaaaaaactaatgcCAGTTAAAGATTGTGATTAATTACTTACTTATCCTCTGCATTCAAACGGTTATCTCCATTCGAACCTGTGACTAGATGATTATCCTCATATTCTTCTGCTTCTTCTTCTCTTATAGTATCAAAATCCTTCCTGAAAAGAACATTGTACGAACAATCACATCAGAACATACAATTGTAAGAGCAACAACCCTACATTAAAAGTCAACAGTGCTTTCTATCCATTTCACAGTATAACACAATTACCAAAACAAATTGCAACAGAATACACGGTGGCGAGTAATACTTACTTAGGTTTCAGTTCCAATTCAGCGCCTGCATAAACCAAGCTTTGCTCCAAAACCTTTTGTGCATCTTCCTCAGTTGAGAATTCAATCAAAGCAGTGCCACAAAAATACTTTTTGTTTGCTACATGACGAGGTAACCTCACACTATTTACCTACAAGAAAAGTAAGAAGGCAATCAGTTTACATTGAACCGCAAACATATTTATAACCCTTAAAACACATAACTAGTTATCAAATGagtaaaataacaatatataagaAAACAACCATTGAGCAAATACCTTAGCATATTGACCAAAAAATGCTTCTACATCTTCCATCTTGAcattaaactcaaatggtaatgCAGCAATTGTTCTACTGTCTAATTGCTCTAACAATTCTTCAGGCTCTAATAGTGCGGTGCTTCTACCAACTTTCTTCCCTAAAAGATCGAAACCTGCATTTAAAATTATGTGGAAAAAAATCTTTGTTTGGCTTAGCTTATGAGAAAAAGTGAAGAAATTCTCCtttttttatcttcattttcGATTTTGATAAAACTTACCATCTTCAAAAACCCTGAGGGAAGAGGAAGTTCGGAGAGTTTCAGCAACGGCATCCAAAGTAGCCTCTGGCACTTCTTCCGCCTTCACATCCCTTAAATTCAAATGGCTTCTCAtctttgaaaatgaacaaatcaATGCCAAACTGACCACTTTTTTCGTAATTCATGGTCACATGAGAGTTCTAAAAATAAACAATCAAATGAAAGTGAAACAGGAATAGAAATCGGGAGCTTCTgtttgatgttgggagggagagggtggaGGTGGCTTTCGGGGgttgggagggtaaaacagggcaAATCACAATCGGGTGGGTTAAACGGAGCTAAACTGAGGTTCCAAAAGGGAATAGAAATTGGTCATTCAGTAGGAATACACACGTAATGTAATAAACCCGTAATAGGgcattacacccaaccaaacagaTGAATAGGTAGGGCCCACGGAATAGccattacagccaaccaaacatgctgatagggtgacatccctaaaggtgtcttgtgtgctgtcctgtaggcccataaagAATGacccagtcttttggaccaatatCGTCAGTTCGGGCAAACTACATTCTCGAGTATGCCTTCGATCTCTTTGTTTGCCAATTCcgcttgcccattcgtctgcagatggtaagctgtggcaaccttgtgcttcactccatgtttttcgagtaaccatttcaaccacttgttcacaaaatagtacccttcatcactgatgatagctcttggggttccaaacctggtgaacacatgcttctagaaaaacttcatcacaaccttagcatcgttcgTCGGATATGCCTtggcctcaacccacttagacatgTAATCTATTactaccaatatgtacttgtgaccaaaagacggagggaaaggaccgagaaagtcaataccccaaacatcaaataactctacctcaatgatgtttgtctAAGGCATCTAATTTCtattggtgacatttccaaccctttgacatcgatcacaactctttatgAAAGCATACgcgtctttgaatagtgttggccaaaagaatctggtTTGCATTACTTTGGCTGCAGTACGtctacctccgaagtgtcccccactcagaGTTGAGTGGAAAtgatatagaatcttatgtacttcatcttctgccatgcatctcctgatcatttgatctgcacattttttgaacaagtatggttcttcccagaaatagtacttcaaatcgtgaagaaactttttcttttgatgatacatcttatcaatcggcatcaaaccacaagctaaatagttagcaatatcagcaaaccaaggggtattatggacatcatttaccttcagtatgtgttcatctcgaaatgtctcctgaatgggtataagtggagaattcctttcttgtggctccaatctggacaagtggtctgctacttggttttctactccctttcgaacttgaatttctagatcgaactcttaaATTAGAAGTATCAGATTAGTCTCGGgttagcatctttcttggcaagtaaatacttaattgtcgaATGGTCCATagagacagtcactttggtacttaCAAGATAGGATCGAAACTtctcaaaagcaaacacaatagcaagtaactctttctatGTTACCgtgtaattcagttgagctcttGTTAGAGTCTGACTTgtgtagtagatgggatgaaaaactttgatCCTTCGCTGGCCTATGACAACTCCTATCGCAatgtcacttgcatcacacatcaattcaaatggcaaatcccagtctggtgtgatgATTATGGGTGCTGAAACTAACCGACTCTTTaaatcattgaaagctcttaaatagtcctcatcaaatttgaacgtcgtcttcaataatttgcataagggtttagcaattttggagaagtcatTGATAAACCTTCGATAGAAATTggtgtggcccaaaaagctcctaacactctttatagatgttggaggtgggagtttctcaataacgtctacctttgctttatctccTCGATTCCATGTCacgttatccgatgccctagaacaatatcttctcgtaccatgaaatggcacttttcctagttgagtacgaggtttgtttcttcgcatcaccttagtaccttggctagattgggaggcaatcatcatatgtatctccgaatactgaaatatcatccataaaaacttccaagtaTTTCTCAACCATATCACTAAAAATatacatcatacatctttgaaatgtagcaggtgcattacataaatcAAATGGCATACATCTAAATGCAAATATATCGTATgggcaggtgaatgttgtcttgtgttgatattctggtgctactgtaatctgattataccccgactATCCATCAAGAAAACGGTAATAGTGTTGCACTgcaagtctatccagcatctggtccaaaaacgacaaaagaaagtgatctttcctagtcgttTTGTTTAGCTTCtgataatcgatgcaaattctccatcttATAACtgttctagtcggtatcaactcgttattctcattttcaCTAACCGTAATACCTCCTTTCTTTAGCACGCACTAgaccagacttacccatgaactgtctgagatggggtaaattatacccgcatctaaccacttgatgatttctttctttaccatgtccttcatgatggggttcagtcttcgttgtccatcaatcatccctttttcaccatcttccaagatgatcttgtgcatgcatatagACGAACTAATGCCATGAATATCAGTTATGTTCCATCTAATAGCCTTATTTAATTGCTTCAATACTAGGATGAGCTTCCCTTCTTGCTCAAcagttaattctgctgaaacaatcacaggcaatgtagaagcgttacctaaataaacatattttaaatgtaagAGAAGTACCTTCAATtataatttaggtggctccttgattgacgcttttggttgggcataatccctattctctaactccaaagattcaaaacaggattgcagattaaatcccctttgatgaacttctagcaaagctaagtattcatcctcctcttcatcatttagagggcctgatgtcaaaatttgttccaatgggtcctcaacatagttgatttccttttccatgattaattCCTTTAAATCGGACATTGCAGAATGATCATCAATTATGttaggaaatcgcatagacttaaaaaaattaaatgttacctgatcatcctggagacgcatagtaagctcgcccttctacaCATCAGtaagggtccttccagttgctaggaaatgccttcctaggatgattggcactTCTTTCTCTACTTCAAAGTCCAGAATAACAAAGTCaggaagaaaaataaatttgtctacacgtaccaatacatccttaatttttccttttggacgtgctaaagatcgatctgctAACTGAAGTGTAACCATAGTGGGTCTAAGTTCACCTATCCCCATCTTcttaaatattgacatgggcataAAGTTGATActtgcacccaaatcacatagtgtcttaccacaatatgttgctccaatgttgcaaggtatggtaaaacatccaggatccttcaactttaggggtagtttgtcttgaagatgtGCACCGCATTCCTTTGTTAAGGCTACCATcacaaattctccaagtcttcatttttttatcaggatatccttcatgaatttgacatagttcGACATTTTTTCAAGTGTTTTAACCAACggaatgttgatatgaagttgcttgagtacgtctaagaacttcttgaattgaacttcttgcttctgcttctgaagtctttgagggtagggtggtggagacTTCTTTACTAGAACTAGTTGATTCGTCTTCTGTGGCAATTCTACATCTAATGAAGTTGTTAGTTTATCAAAATTAACTGGTTCAGAAGTTACCTTATTAGATTTTACAAATTCAGGTTCCggtgaaactaaaatttcaaCACTCGATTGAACTTTCTCCGAGTCTTCAGCATCAGCTAGCTCTTCTTCAACATCGATGGTGTTAGGCTCTAATGTCTTTTCGCTCCTCAATGTCAacgctttacaatgctccttcctaGGGTTTCTCATATTCTCCATATCACTAGGCAAAGTACCTGGTCGATTTCTGAGTTCAGTTGCAACCTGGCCTatttggttttccaggttttCAATGTAGCTGCTTGGatttggattaaggcatcattcttggctatgtatgccttcaacaagttTTCTAAGCCATTTGATGGTTCAGCTTGAGGTtatttctgaacttgttgggtaaGAATAGGTGGCTAGGTCAGTCTAGGTTAGGCATATGTGTTACTCGGTCCAACCTCTTGGTTACTTCAagagaaattagggtggtttcGCCACGATAGATTATAAGAATTGGATtgtagtccttgccttcctcgattttggttttggttacccatgtaatacacggattctaggttcgatggacattcttcgaacagatgtccttccccacaatagacacaggctatattttcaaattggtttGGTGGCTGAACTGTAAA from Gossypium hirsutum isolate 1008001.06 chromosome D04, Gossypium_hirsutum_v2.1, whole genome shotgun sequence encodes:
- the LOC107898436 gene encoding la protein 1-like produces the protein MPKLKIDQVPSVREFADVFPVELPRLRPDCELDFSIELLPRTTLITVSPYRIALTELKELKAQLRELVDRDFIRSSVSRWGALVLFVKPITLKKAFFASFSDICGTGILRLAPGSEADTLLSTSSLAVSYIENLENQIGQVATELRNRPGTLPSDMENMRNPRKEHCKALTLRSEKTLEPNTIDVEEELADAEDSEKVQSSVEILVSPEPEFVKSNKMRSHLNLRDVKAEEVPEATLDAVAETLRTSSSLRVFEDGFDLLGKKVGRSTALLEPEELLEQLDSRTIAALPFEFNVKMEDVEAFFGQYAKVNSVRLPRHVANKKYFCGTALIEFSTEEDAQKVLEQSLVYAGAELELKPKKDFDTIREEEAEEYEDNHLVTGSNGDNRLNAEDKYPKGLVVAFALKNISGGDSAEKNGSDEPAKDGATEKNEEKTTTNDEDKKDKVDDKQPVSGDETENKSPVQKDEGTEHKNTSVFKDDINVVLREDLKEAFQKFGTVKVDISLFS